In Bacillus sp. KH172YL63, one genomic interval encodes:
- the yneA gene encoding cell division suppressor protein YneA: MLTHIWNRFSYIIILFVFALLSAAYLLITMASEPSYQSITVQDGDTLWTIAKHYNEEYSMTMEEFIAWVGEENNLTTFSIKPGDSLILPIENPTLSTHSGYELVMNEE; encoded by the coding sequence ATGTTAACACATATTTGGAACCGTTTCTCTTATATTATTATATTATTTGTTTTCGCCCTTTTATCTGCAGCATACCTTTTAATCACAATGGCAAGCGAGCCGTCGTATCAAAGTATTACCGTACAGGACGGAGATACCCTTTGGACTATTGCCAAACACTATAATGAAGAATATTCTATGACAATGGAAGAATTCATCGCGTGGGTGGGGGAAGAGAATAATCTCACAACATTTTCAATCAAGCCAGGGGATTCACTGATCCTGCCGATCGAGAACCCAACCCTGTCAACCCACTCCGGTTATGAGCTCGTTATGAATGAAGAATAG
- the lexA gene encoding transcriptional repressor LexA, whose protein sequence is MTKLSKRQQDILEYIKDAVRVKGYPPSVREIGEAVGLASSSTVHGHLARLESKGLIRRDPTKPRAIEILNLEEDTIPRQRVVNVPLIGKVTAGQPITAVENVEEFFPLPERMAPSDEQVFMLEIMGDSMIEAGILDGDFVIVRQQQTANNGDIVVAMTEEDEATVKRFFKEKDYVRLQPENSTMAPIILRNVSILGKVVGVYRQVH, encoded by the coding sequence ATGACAAAACTATCGAAACGACAACAAGATATACTAGAATACATTAAAGACGCAGTAAGGGTAAAAGGTTATCCGCCTTCCGTCCGTGAAATAGGGGAAGCAGTCGGTCTTGCCTCCAGTTCTACCGTCCACGGACATTTGGCAAGATTGGAAAGCAAAGGACTCATCCGCCGGGACCCGACAAAGCCAAGAGCGATTGAAATACTGAATCTTGAAGAGGACACGATCCCCCGTCAGAGGGTCGTAAATGTACCATTGATTGGTAAAGTCACTGCCGGTCAGCCGATCACGGCAGTGGAGAATGTCGAAGAGTTCTTCCCTCTTCCAGAGAGGATGGCACCTTCTGATGAACAGGTCTTCATGCTTGAGATCATGGGTGATAGTATGATCGAGGCAGGGATACTCGATGGAGATTTCGTCATTGTCCGCCAGCAGCAAACGGCGAACAACGGAGATATCGTCGTAGCGATGACCGAGGAAGATGAAGCGACGGTCAAACGTTTCTTCAAAGAAAAGGATTATGTCCGCCTTCAACCGGAAAACTCAACCATGGCCCCGATCATCTTAAGAAATGTTTCAATACTTGGTAAAGTAGTCGGAGTATATAGACAAGTGCATTAA
- a CDS encoding methionine gamma-lyase family protein, translating to MYEQLENGYLLKPIITKVEEGIKDKHKEIDERAESNQFKVLRAYQEHRVSDSHFIPSTGYGYDDAGRDTLESIYASVFGGESGLVRPQIISGTHAISISLFGVLRPGDELVYITGKPYDTLEEIVGIRGEGTGSLKDFHIGYQTVDLDPSGKVDFDGVAKAITSNTKMVGIQRSKGYANRPSFTIAEIKEMIDFVKEINPQIVVFVDNCYGEFVEDMEPCHIGADLMAGSLIKNPGGGLAKTGGYIVGKKEFVEACSYRMTSPGIGAEAGASLYSLQEMYQGFFLAPHVVAQSLKGAVFTSALLTELGMNTNPSPRAERTDLIQSVQFDDREKMIAFCQAIQFASPINSHFTPQPDYMPGYEDDVIMAAGTFIQGSSIELSADGPLRPPYVAYVQGGLTYSHVKIAVASAVDQLIKKGLLTL from the coding sequence ATGTATGAACAATTAGAAAATGGGTATTTATTAAAGCCAATCATCACCAAAGTGGAAGAGGGCATAAAAGATAAACACAAAGAGATAGACGAACGTGCAGAAAGCAATCAATTCAAGGTTTTAAGGGCATACCAGGAACATCGGGTAAGTGATTCCCACTTCATCCCTTCAACAGGATATGGTTATGACGATGCAGGGCGTGATACGTTAGAGAGTATCTATGCATCCGTTTTCGGCGGGGAGTCGGGGCTTGTGAGACCACAGATCATTTCTGGTACACACGCAATCTCCATTTCCTTATTCGGGGTGCTTCGTCCTGGCGACGAACTCGTATACATAACCGGGAAACCATACGATACCCTTGAAGAAATCGTAGGGATCCGGGGAGAGGGCACCGGTTCGCTGAAAGACTTTCATATCGGATATCAGACGGTTGATCTGGATCCTTCCGGAAAAGTTGATTTCGATGGTGTTGCCAAGGCAATCACATCCAATACAAAAATGGTGGGCATCCAGCGCTCTAAAGGCTATGCAAACCGGCCGTCCTTTACGATAGCTGAGATAAAGGAAATGATTGATTTTGTAAAAGAGATCAATCCACAAATCGTCGTGTTTGTTGATAACTGCTACGGTGAATTTGTCGAGGACATGGAGCCGTGTCATATCGGGGCCGATTTAATGGCCGGATCCCTGATAAAAAACCCGGGTGGCGGTCTTGCCAAAACGGGCGGATATATCGTCGGGAAAAAGGAGTTCGTTGAAGCGTGCTCCTACCGTATGACCTCACCGGGGATCGGTGCCGAGGCAGGGGCGTCCCTGTACAGCTTGCAGGAAATGTATCAGGGGTTTTTCCTTGCTCCCCATGTGGTGGCGCAATCGTTAAAGGGGGCCGTGTTCACTTCGGCACTTCTGACTGAGCTCGGGATGAATACGAATCCTTCACCTCGTGCAGAACGGACCGATTTGATTCAATCTGTTCAATTTGATGACAGAGAGAAGATGATTGCATTTTGTCAGGCCATTCAGTTTGCGTCACCAATCAATTCCCACTTTACGCCACAACCTGACTATATGCCAGGGTACGAAGACGATGTCATCATGGCGGCGGGGACTTTCATTCAAGGTTCAAGCATCGAATTGTCAGCCGACGGTCCGTTAAGACCTCCATATGTTGCATATGTACAAGGCGGGTTGACCTATTCCCATGTGAAAATCGCTGTCGCATCTGCCGTGGATCAATTAATAAAAAAAGGTTTACTGACCTTATAA
- a CDS encoding MerR family transcriptional regulator translates to MSGSEIRRTMALFPIGIVMQLTDLTARQIRYYEEHGLITPARTEGNRRLFSLNDIDKLLEVKDLLDQGINMAGIKKIFSVKGPDESKVVSDVSEKEEKARQDLSDEELRKLLRNELIHSGRFNRSTLRQGDMSRFFH, encoded by the coding sequence ATGAGCGGAAGTGAAATTCGTCGAACGATGGCATTATTTCCTATCGGTATTGTCATGCAGCTCACGGACTTAACGGCTCGTCAGATTCGATACTATGAAGAGCATGGACTGATCACCCCGGCACGAACCGAAGGGAATCGCCGCCTCTTTTCCTTGAATGACATTGATAAGTTACTTGAAGTGAAGGATCTGTTAGATCAAGGTATCAACATGGCCGGAATCAAGAAGATTTTTTCTGTGAAAGGGCCGGATGAAAGCAAAGTAGTATCTGACGTAAGTGAAAAGGAAGAAAAGGCACGACAAGATCTATCTGACGAGGAACTTCGTAAATTGCTCCGAAATGAATTGATTCATTCCGGTCGATTTAATCGATCTACTCTGCGTCAAGGCGATATGTCTCGCTTTTTTCATTAA
- the glnA gene encoding type I glutamate--ammonia ligase — MAKYTREDVLRLANEEGVKFIRLQFTDILGTIKNVEIPLSQLEKALDNKMMFDGSSIEGFVRIEESDMYLFPDLDTWLVFPWTAEKGKVARLICDIYNPDGTPFEGDPRNNLKRILGEMEELGFTDFNLGPEPEFFLFKLDVNGEPTLELNDNGGYFDLAPTDLGENCRRDIALELEEMGFEIEASHHEVAPGQHEIDFKYANALKACDDIQTFKLVVKTIARKHGLHATFMPKPLFGVNGSGMHCNMSLFKDGVNSFFDEKGDLQLSDTARQFLAGIIKHATAFTAITNPTVNSYKRLVPGYEAPCYVAWSARNRSPLIRIPASRGLSTRVEVRSVDPAANPYLAMAVLLAAGLDGIKNNLPAPKPIDRNIYVMDKKEREEAGIVDLPATLHAALETLKTNDVIVKSLGEHIFEHFVEAKEIEWDMFRTQVHPWEREQYIQMY, encoded by the coding sequence ATGGCAAAGTATACGCGTGAAGATGTTTTAAGATTAGCGAATGAAGAGGGTGTTAAATTCATTCGATTACAATTCACTGATATTTTAGGTACAATCAAGAACGTGGAAATCCCTTTGAGTCAGCTTGAAAAAGCACTGGATAACAAGATGATGTTTGACGGGTCTTCAATTGAAGGATTCGTGCGCATCGAAGAATCTGATATGTATTTATTCCCGGATCTTGATACATGGCTTGTATTCCCTTGGACAGCTGAAAAAGGGAAGGTTGCCCGCCTGATCTGTGATATCTATAATCCAGACGGCACGCCATTCGAAGGAGATCCCCGCAACAACCTAAAACGCATCCTGGGTGAGATGGAAGAGCTTGGATTCACTGACTTCAATCTTGGGCCTGAACCGGAATTCTTCCTCTTTAAATTAGATGTAAACGGCGAACCTACGCTTGAGTTGAATGATAACGGTGGTTATTTCGACCTTGCGCCAACAGACTTAGGAGAGAACTGCCGTCGCGATATCGCGCTGGAACTTGAGGAGATGGGCTTTGAAATCGAAGCATCTCACCACGAAGTGGCTCCTGGTCAGCATGAAATCGATTTTAAATATGCAAATGCATTAAAAGCATGTGATGATATTCAAACATTCAAGCTGGTTGTTAAAACGATTGCCCGTAAACATGGTCTGCATGCGACATTCATGCCTAAACCATTGTTCGGTGTAAACGGATCAGGTATGCACTGTAACATGTCCCTTTTCAAGGACGGAGTGAACTCTTTCTTTGATGAAAAAGGAGATCTTCAGCTGAGTGATACTGCGCGTCAATTCCTTGCTGGCATCATCAAGCATGCGACTGCATTCACAGCGATTACAAACCCGACAGTAAACTCTTACAAGCGCCTTGTTCCGGGTTATGAAGCGCCATGTTACGTTGCATGGTCTGCACGCAACCGCAGCCCATTAATCCGTATCCCTGCTTCCCGCGGACTGAGTACACGTGTTGAGGTGCGCAGTGTCGATCCGGCAGCGAACCCATACCTTGCAATGGCTGTATTACTTGCAGCAGGTCTTGATGGTATCAAGAACAACCTTCCTGCACCTAAACCAATCGACAGAAACATTTACGTGATGGATAAGAAGGAGCGTGAAGAAGCAGGAATCGTAGATCTTCCGGCTACATTACACGCAGCACTTGAAACATTGAAAACAAATGACGTCATCGTTAAATCCCTTGGAGAGCACATCTTCGAACATTTCGTGGAAGCGAAAGAAATCGAATGGGATATGTTCCGTACGCAAGTACACCCATGGGAGCGTGAACAGTACATTCAAATGTACTAA